GAATGGTTCAAAGTCTTCACAGATAGTTATAAGACAGAAGGTATGCTCCACCCTATGCTTGACCTCAAGCTCAAACACAGCAAAAGGGTTTCTGAAATATGCTCTGAAATAGCTGATTCAATGGGATGGGACGAGTATGGAGACAGCTGTCTGGCACATACTGCAGGTCTTCTGCATGACGTGGGAAGATTTCCTCAATACAGTAAATACAGCACCTTTTTCGACAGCATCAGCGTTGACCATGGAGACCTGGGTGCCGAAATAATCTCAAAAGAATTTAACTGGGATGGCATCCCTGAAAATTGCAGGGAAAATCTCATATCGGCTGTTAAGTTCCACAACAAGAAAACAGTACCCACCGGACTGAAGCTAGGCCCTTATAAGTGGTCGTGCATGGTCAGGGATGCAGATAAAATCGACATCTACAGGATGGTAGAGGAACGTATCGACAAAGGAACGATATTTGAAATGCTCCCAAGACACCGGATGGCGGAAGGACTTTCACCTGATCTTGTGGAAGAAATAAAGGCAACGGGCTCAGGGTCCTATTCAAATGCCCGCTCCCTTCAGGATTACAGGCTGATACAGCTGACCTGGGGCTGCGACCTGAATTTTCCGGTAT
This genomic stretch from Synergistaceae bacterium harbors:
- a CDS encoding HD domain-containing protein, encoding EWFKVFTDSYKTEGMLHPMLDLKLKHSKRVSEICSEIADSMGWDEYGDSCLAHTAGLLHDVGRFPQYSKYSTFFDSISVDHGDLGAEIISKEFNWDGIPENCRENLISAVKFHNKKTVPTGLKLGPYKWSCMVRDADKIDIYRMVEERIDKGTIFEMLPRHRMAEGLSPDLVEEIKATGSGSYSNARSLQDYRLIQLTWGCDLNFPVSVATIKKEKIIERIREDLRPYGANDLVDNLISRIYSMA